One window from the genome of Thermaerobacter marianensis DSM 12885 encodes:
- a CDS encoding cell wall hydrolase, giving the protein MAKRRWQRMLAGLTVGLAMAALAVMGSTARAAAAQGGPAFVTHYVQRGETVWQIARRYGVPMADIVALNRLPSASVVWAGTYLAIPSVDRYDIYTVRYGDTLYTIARAYGLTAAALKEANALATDLLLPGQRLIVPLGGGTAGSAAGSSAPAPAPSPAPASSRGVTGGAGVQVSDYELRLLAQMVQAEAGGEPYVGKVAVAAVILNRVKSPLFPDTVAGVLFEPYQFEPVLNGTFWQEPSAEAWQAAIDAVNGWDPTGGALYFWNPAKSGYQPFLETRPSAGWIGNHRFAY; this is encoded by the coding sequence ATGGCGAAGCGACGTTGGCAGCGGATGCTGGCGGGTCTGACGGTCGGCCTCGCCATGGCCGCCCTGGCCGTGATGGGCAGCACGGCTCGGGCGGCAGCCGCGCAGGGAGGACCGGCCTTCGTGACCCACTACGTGCAACGCGGCGAGACCGTCTGGCAGATCGCCCGGCGGTACGGCGTGCCGATGGCCGACATCGTGGCCCTCAACCGGCTGCCCTCGGCCAGCGTGGTATGGGCCGGCACCTACCTGGCCATCCCCAGTGTGGACCGGTACGACATCTACACCGTGCGGTACGGGGACACGCTGTACACCATCGCCCGAGCCTACGGCCTGACGGCGGCGGCGCTGAAGGAAGCCAACGCCCTGGCGACCGACCTGCTCCTGCCGGGCCAGCGCCTCATCGTGCCGCTGGGCGGCGGGACCGCTGGCAGCGCGGCCGGTTCGTCCGCACCGGCTCCTGCGCCGTCACCGGCTCCCGCATCGTCCAGGGGCGTGACCGGCGGTGCGGGGGTGCAGGTCAGCGACTACGAGCTGCGCCTGCTGGCCCAGATGGTCCAGGCGGAAGCGGGCGGCGAGCCCTACGTGGGCAAGGTGGCCGTGGCGGCGGTGATCCTCAACCGCGTCAAGAGCCCCCTCTTCCCCGACACCGTGGCCGGCGTGCTCTTCGAGCCCTACCAGTTCGAACCCGTGCTGAACGGCACCTTCTGGCAGGAGCCCAGCGCCGAGGCGTGGCAGGCGGCCATCGACGCCGTCAACGGCTGGGATCCCACGGGCGGCGCCCTGTACTTCTGGAACCCCGCCAAGTCCGGCTACCAGCCCTTCCTCGAGACCCGGCCCAGCGCGGGGTGGATCGGCAACCACCGGTTCGCGTACTGA
- a CDS encoding cell wall hydrolase — protein MRATAMEQAARPARMPAGRAGRGRWHGLPLVAAGLVLAFVLSGPAAALAGASGPEAAGPKAAGDGAAQARTQATAVTPRALRAVHPPMRLSPREMRLLAQMIEAEAAAEPYAGKVAVGAVILNRVRSPLFPDTVEEVIFEPWQFEPILNGWFWQEPGAASWRAARDAARGVDPTGGALYFWNPAKSGYQPHLESRPSAGWIGNHRFAY, from the coding sequence ATGCGGGCTACAGCGATGGAGCAGGCTGCCCGGCCGGCCCGGATGCCGGCCGGCCGGGCGGGCCGGGGCCGGTGGCACGGGCTGCCCCTGGTGGCGGCCGGCCTGGTGCTGGCCTTCGTGCTCTCCGGGCCGGCGGCGGCCCTGGCCGGTGCGTCCGGGCCGGAGGCAGCCGGGCCCAAGGCCGCGGGCGACGGGGCGGCCCAGGCCAGGACCCAGGCCACCGCCGTCACACCCCGGGCCCTCAGGGCGGTGCATCCGCCCATGCGCCTCAGCCCGCGGGAAATGCGGCTGCTGGCTCAGATGATCGAGGCCGAGGCCGCCGCCGAGCCCTACGCGGGCAAGGTGGCCGTGGGCGCGGTCATTCTGAACCGGGTGCGCAGCCCCCTGTTCCCCGACACGGTGGAAGAGGTCATCTTCGAGCCCTGGCAGTTCGAGCCCATCCTCAACGGCTGGTTCTGGCAGGAGCCTGGCGCCGCGTCCTGGCGTGCCGCCCGGGACGCCGCACGGGGCGTGGACCCCACGGGCGGGGCCCTGTACTTCTGGAACCCGGCCAAGTCGGGGTACCAGCCCCACCTGGAGTCGCGCCCCAGCGCGGGGTGGATCGGCAACCACCGGTTTGCCTACTGA
- the coaE gene encoding dephospho-CoA kinase (Dephospho-CoA kinase (CoaE) performs the final step in coenzyme A biosynthesis.) produces MKPVLIGLTGGIGSGKSAVARMLVELGAAVVDADAIAREVVEPGQPALTRLVEAFGEDILTPSGELDRRALGRRVFRDEQARQVLERIVHPAIRRRTWERIGALLAQGRHPAVVWDVPLLFEVGAEGLVDQVWVVTAPRHVRLERLRRRDPDLSVEELERRMAAQMPLEEKAARAHVVIDNSGDLETTRRQVQAAWRRFVIGSAPGPDAPGGGPA; encoded by the coding sequence GTGAAGCCGGTGCTCATCGGCCTGACGGGCGGCATCGGCAGTGGCAAGAGCGCCGTGGCGCGCATGCTGGTGGAGCTCGGGGCGGCCGTGGTCGACGCCGATGCCATCGCCCGCGAGGTCGTGGAACCCGGCCAGCCCGCCCTGACCCGGCTGGTGGAGGCCTTCGGCGAGGACATCCTGACGCCGTCGGGGGAACTGGACCGGCGCGCCCTGGGCCGCCGGGTCTTCCGGGACGAACAGGCCCGCCAGGTGCTGGAGCGCATCGTCCACCCGGCCATTCGCCGGCGGACGTGGGAGCGGATCGGCGCCCTGCTGGCACAGGGCCGTCACCCGGCGGTGGTCTGGGACGTGCCGCTGCTGTTCGAGGTAGGCGCCGAGGGACTGGTCGACCAGGTGTGGGTGGTCACCGCGCCGCGGCACGTGCGTCTGGAGCGCCTCCGGCGCCGCGACCCGGACCTGTCCGTGGAAGAACTGGAGCGCCGTATGGCCGCGCAGATGCCCCTGGAGGAGAAGGCGGCGCGCGCCCACGTGGTGATCGACAACAGCGGGGACCTGGAGACTACCCGGCGGCAGGTGCAGGCGGCGTGGCGGCGGTTCGTCATCGGTTCCGCGCCCGGGCCGGACGCCCCGGGCGGCGGGCCGGCGTGA
- a CDS encoding lytic transglycosylase domain-containing protein, with translation MTGVDLILGGGWPWLRWGAIALLAALVALAGFYAAYPVPMAELIGQEAAACGVDPLLVAAVVRRESGFEPRAVSDRGARGLMQIMPETGAWVAGQMGLPAFHPDRLFEPEYNLRLGCWYLAYLLERFHGDPVVALAAYNGGEGTVADWIARGRWHPQRGVSAIPYPETRRFVAGVLRDYRVYQWLYRRLPDFWGQVRQLAAGALAGVRE, from the coding sequence GTGACGGGTGTGGACCTGATCCTGGGTGGCGGGTGGCCCTGGCTGCGGTGGGGGGCGATCGCCTTGCTGGCGGCGCTGGTCGCCCTGGCGGGGTTCTACGCCGCGTACCCCGTGCCCATGGCCGAGCTCATCGGGCAGGAGGCGGCGGCGTGCGGGGTCGACCCCTTGCTGGTGGCGGCGGTGGTGCGGCGGGAGAGCGGGTTCGAGCCGCGGGCGGTCTCCGACCGCGGGGCCCGGGGCCTGATGCAGATCATGCCCGAGACCGGCGCCTGGGTGGCCGGGCAGATGGGGCTCCCGGCCTTTCACCCCGACCGGCTCTTCGAGCCGGAGTACAACCTGCGGCTGGGGTGCTGGTACCTCGCCTACCTCCTCGAGCGGTTCCACGGCGACCCGGTGGTGGCCCTGGCGGCCTACAACGGCGGCGAGGGCACGGTGGCGGACTGGATCGCCCGCGGCCGCTGGCACCCGCAACGCGGCGTGTCCGCCATCCCGTATCCGGAGACGCGCCGTTTCGTCGCGGGCGTGCTCCGGGACTACCGGGTCTACCAGTGGCTCTACCGGCGCTTGCCGGACTTCTGGGGGCAGGTGCGCCAGCTGGCGGCCGGCGCCCTGGCCGGCGTCCGGGAGTAG
- a CDS encoding RibD family protein: protein MQQLFPEARPWPDPLTVYDDLDLPEGPPHRPYVLINMVTTVDGKVTMGRGTVKEPIGSKVDHALMARLRAPVDAVLRGAGTVRAYDVPPRVPDEYAERRQARGLPAQPLPVVITGSCDLPLDARFFREAPRRPLVLTRRAAPAEKVEAVRQVADVAFAGEEKVEMRAALALLRERYGIRRLLSEGGPAVNFAMLEAGVVDELFWTVAPKIVGYAEDKTMVMGPHPLEPRIRLSLASAFFHEGELFLRYHVLD from the coding sequence GTGCAGCAGCTGTTTCCCGAAGCGCGCCCGTGGCCCGACCCGCTGACGGTCTACGACGACCTCGACCTGCCCGAGGGCCCGCCCCACCGTCCGTACGTGCTGATCAACATGGTCACCACGGTGGACGGCAAGGTCACCATGGGCCGCGGCACCGTCAAGGAGCCCATCGGCAGCAAGGTCGACCACGCCCTGATGGCGCGCCTGCGCGCGCCCGTGGACGCCGTGTTGCGTGGTGCCGGCACCGTGCGCGCCTACGACGTCCCGCCCCGCGTTCCCGACGAATACGCCGAGCGCCGCCAGGCCCGCGGCCTTCCCGCCCAGCCCCTGCCGGTGGTGATCACGGGCTCGTGCGACCTGCCCCTCGACGCCCGGTTCTTCCGCGAGGCGCCGCGGCGCCCCCTGGTGCTCACCCGCCGGGCTGCGCCCGCCGAGAAGGTCGAGGCCGTCCGCCAGGTGGCCGACGTGGCCTTCGCGGGGGAGGAAAAGGTCGAGATGCGGGCGGCCCTGGCCCTGCTGCGGGAGCGGTACGGCATCCGCCGCCTGCTCAGCGAGGGCGGCCCGGCGGTCAACTTCGCCATGCTGGAGGCGGGCGTGGTGGACGAGCTCTTCTGGACCGTGGCGCCCAAGATCGTCGGCTACGCCGAGGACAAGACCATGGTGATGGGCCCCCACCCCCTGGAGCCGCGGATCCGGCTCAGCCTGGCCAGCGCCTTCTTCCACGAGGGCGAGCTGTTCCTGCGCTACCACGTGCTGGACTGA
- the folP gene encoding dihydropteroate synthase: MEQWRRALERARRGQLAVLRQPWHRPVPGGTVAPYLVKVLCADEGRLAAWGTRYGLPARGICHHGRIPHYDLWGPLAEQAWAELAPATLGDGAGASRPGAADGQETGRVAPSARSRLSGPPRPSPAPAPGPVTQPGQGGTRAMPLVPEPDAVVAVHRGPWHAGPIAARLVRAGWPGATALDDLWRHTFEIAPLRPEVARRLAHQAAARTGFATWRPYAGAASLLVAGSVTELGELAGRWLRQEPERPAGRALARALQSLPFTAAAMSRGDGPAALGVAGPVPLARQPLRVDFRGRSLVFGERTLIMGVLNVTPDSFSDGGRYNAPDRAVRRALEMVAEGADLIDVGAESANIAASKPELEEELARLMPVVERLVREVDVPISIDTYKAPVAEAALQAGAHIINDISGLHADPGLAAVCARYGAGVVVMHLQGHPRSLAREPRYDDVVLDIARYLQEGVARALAAGVRPEAIVVDPGIGVGKRTRHNLEILENLGAFRSLGYPVLLGASRTSVIGNVLETPIGDRLEGTLATTALAVVHGADMVRVHDVRANARVARMADALVRGWDEPADGWPFDAVTGHQRRPLRELGRLPAAEGEREPRTPGAGSSAARS; the protein is encoded by the coding sequence GTGGAGCAATGGCGGCGCGCCCTGGAACGGGCCCGCCGCGGCCAGCTGGCCGTCCTGCGCCAGCCCTGGCACCGTCCCGTGCCCGGCGGCACCGTGGCCCCGTATCTGGTCAAAGTGCTGTGTGCCGACGAAGGGCGCCTGGCGGCCTGGGGCACCCGCTACGGCCTGCCGGCGCGGGGCATCTGCCACCACGGCCGCATCCCCCACTACGACCTGTGGGGTCCGCTGGCGGAGCAAGCGTGGGCCGAACTGGCTCCGGCCACCCTGGGGGACGGTGCCGGGGCGTCCCGGCCGGGCGCCGCGGACGGCCAGGAGACGGGCAGGGTCGCCCCCTCCGCCCGGTCCCGGCTTTCCGGACCGCCCCGCCCCTCCCCGGCACCCGCTCCAGGACCCGTGACCCAACCCGGTCAAGGAGGAACCCGCGCCATGCCCTTGGTCCCCGAACCGGACGCCGTGGTGGCCGTCCACCGCGGCCCCTGGCACGCCGGCCCCATCGCGGCCCGCCTGGTGCGGGCGGGCTGGCCCGGCGCCACGGCCCTGGACGACCTCTGGCGCCACACCTTCGAGATCGCGCCCCTGCGGCCGGAGGTGGCGCGCCGCCTGGCCCACCAGGCCGCCGCCCGTACGGGCTTCGCCACCTGGCGCCCCTACGCGGGCGCCGCCAGCCTGCTGGTGGCCGGCAGCGTCACGGAACTGGGGGAACTGGCCGGCCGCTGGCTGCGGCAGGAGCCGGAGCGGCCCGCCGGCCGTGCCCTGGCCCGAGCGCTGCAGTCCCTGCCCTTCACCGCGGCGGCAATGTCCCGCGGGGACGGGCCCGCCGCCCTAGGGGTCGCGGGCCCGGTGCCCCTGGCCCGCCAGCCGCTGCGGGTGGACTTTCGCGGCCGCAGCCTCGTCTTCGGCGAGCGCACCCTGATCATGGGCGTGCTCAACGTCACCCCCGACTCCTTTTCCGACGGCGGCCGGTACAACGCGCCGGATCGGGCGGTGCGGCGGGCCCTGGAGATGGTGGCGGAAGGCGCCGACCTGATCGACGTGGGTGCCGAGAGCGCCAACATCGCCGCCTCCAAGCCCGAGCTGGAGGAGGAGCTGGCCCGCCTGATGCCCGTGGTGGAGCGGCTGGTGCGCGAAGTCGACGTCCCCATCTCCATCGACACCTACAAGGCGCCGGTGGCCGAGGCGGCCCTGCAGGCGGGCGCCCACATCATCAACGACATCAGCGGCCTCCACGCCGACCCCGGCCTGGCCGCCGTGTGCGCCCGGTACGGGGCGGGCGTAGTTGTCATGCACCTGCAGGGCCACCCGCGCAGCCTGGCCCGGGAGCCCCGCTACGACGACGTGGTCCTCGACATCGCCCGCTACCTGCAGGAGGGGGTCGCCCGCGCCCTGGCCGCGGGCGTACGGCCCGAGGCCATCGTGGTCGACCCCGGCATCGGCGTGGGCAAGCGCACCCGCCACAACCTGGAGATCCTGGAGAACCTGGGCGCCTTCCGCAGCCTGGGCTACCCGGTGCTGCTCGGCGCCTCCCGCACGTCGGTCATCGGCAACGTGCTGGAGACCCCCATCGGCGACCGGCTGGAGGGCACCCTGGCCACCACCGCCCTGGCCGTGGTCCACGGCGCGGACATGGTCCGGGTCCACGACGTGCGGGCCAACGCCCGGGTGGCTCGGATGGCCGACGCCCTGGTCCGCGGGTGGGATGAACCGGCGGACGGCTGGCCCTTCGACGCCGTCACCGGCCACCAGCGCCGGCCCTTGCGGGAACTGGGCCGCCTCCCCGCGGCGGAAGGCGAGCGGGAGCCGCGCACCCCGGGCGCCGGTTCGTCCGCCGCGCGATCGTAA
- a CDS encoding glucose 1-dehydrogenase, whose translation MRLRGEVAVVTGAGRGIGRAVALRLAAEGASVGVLDVDAAAARATAEAIAQQGGRALPLEADVASGEAVARAMARVAEELDPPTILINNAGIGGFVPLDHPEAEATWHRVLAVNLTGAYLCVRHVVPYMKRAGRGAIVQIASTRALMSEPDSEPYAATKGGLLALTHALAISLGRYGIRVNAVSPGWIDTGHEPVSEADHAQHPAGRVGRPEDVAAACAFLVSPEAGFITGQNLVVDGGMTVKMIYL comes from the coding sequence ATGCGACTTCGCGGTGAGGTGGCGGTGGTGACCGGCGCCGGGCGCGGCATCGGCCGGGCCGTGGCCCTGCGCCTGGCGGCCGAGGGGGCGTCCGTGGGGGTGCTGGACGTGGACGCCGCCGCGGCCCGGGCGACGGCGGAGGCCATTGCCCAGCAGGGCGGCCGGGCCCTGCCCCTGGAGGCCGACGTGGCCAGCGGGGAAGCGGTGGCCCGGGCCATGGCCCGGGTGGCGGAGGAACTGGACCCGCCCACGATCCTGATCAACAACGCCGGCATCGGCGGGTTCGTCCCCCTGGACCACCCGGAGGCCGAGGCCACCTGGCACCGGGTGCTGGCGGTCAACCTGACGGGGGCGTACCTCTGCGTCCGCCACGTGGTGCCGTACATGAAGCGGGCCGGGCGGGGCGCCATCGTCCAGATCGCCTCCACCCGGGCCCTGATGTCCGAACCCGACAGCGAACCGTACGCCGCCACCAAGGGCGGCCTGCTGGCCCTGACCCACGCCCTGGCCATCAGCCTGGGGCGGTACGGGATCCGGGTCAACGCCGTCAGCCCGGGCTGGATCGACACCGGCCATGAGCCCGTCAGCGAAGCGGACCACGCCCAGCACCCGGCGGGGCGGGTGGGACGCCCCGAGGACGTGGCGGCCGCGTGCGCCTTCCTGGTCTCGCCCGAGGCCGGCTTCATCACCGGGCAGAACCTGGTGGTGGACGGCGGCATGACGGTGAAGATGATCTACCTCTGA
- a CDS encoding glycosyl hydrolase family 18 protein, with protein sequence MLVALVLPACGGSGPAGPPAKPGGDGGDRGNRILGRDPVVYGFYTEPEPGMPGSFATMVRRARDLDVIVPFWFRLAERGDGTIEAYAAPSPERRRQVIREAHRRNLKVELIVHNLLYGPGDRSAATARRFLRDPRAQDRAVGGMLDLIRQEGYDGVHLDLETVPPEERHRLTAFVRKVREALPQGKLLSIAVFPRNRDVRDDPNTGAYDYAALGRAVDYFILMTYSEHRADTPPGPLASLDYVDRMVRYALRYVPRDKVIVGLGAFGFDWGGGGFPRYLDHAQAVRLARDRGVAVRWDDRARVPFFTYTADDGTSHTVYFENARSWGEKLNLVQRHGVRGVAIWRLGMEDAAAWRQIALRLR encoded by the coding sequence TTGCTCGTTGCGCTGGTCCTCCCCGCCTGCGGCGGCAGCGGCCCCGCCGGCCCCCCGGCCAAGCCCGGCGGCGATGGCGGCGACCGGGGGAACCGCATCCTCGGGCGCGACCCGGTGGTCTACGGGTTTTACACCGAGCCCGAGCCCGGCATGCCCGGGTCCTTCGCCACCATGGTCCGCCGTGCCCGGGACCTGGACGTCATCGTCCCCTTCTGGTTCCGGCTGGCGGAACGCGGCGACGGCACCATCGAGGCCTACGCCGCCCCGTCCCCGGAGCGGCGCCGGCAGGTGATCCGGGAAGCCCACCGGCGCAACCTCAAAGTGGAGCTCATCGTCCACAACCTGCTCTACGGTCCCGGCGACCGCAGCGCCGCCACCGCGCGCCGGTTCCTCCGCGACCCCCGGGCCCAGGACCGGGCCGTTGGCGGCATGCTGGACCTGATCCGGCAGGAAGGCTACGACGGCGTCCACCTGGACCTGGAAACGGTGCCGCCCGAAGAGCGCCACCGGCTGACGGCCTTCGTCCGCAAGGTGCGGGAGGCGCTGCCCCAGGGGAAGCTCCTGAGCATCGCCGTCTTCCCCCGGAACCGGGACGTCCGCGACGACCCCAATACGGGCGCCTACGACTACGCCGCCCTGGGCCGGGCCGTGGACTACTTCATCCTCATGACGTACTCCGAGCACCGGGCCGACACGCCGCCGGGGCCCCTGGCGTCCCTCGACTACGTGGACCGCATGGTGCGGTACGCGCTGCGCTACGTTCCCCGCGACAAGGTCATCGTGGGCCTGGGCGCCTTCGGCTTCGACTGGGGCGGCGGCGGCTTCCCCCGGTACCTGGACCATGCCCAGGCGGTGCGGCTGGCCCGCGACCGGGGCGTGGCGGTCCGCTGGGACGACCGCGCCCGCGTGCCCTTCTTCACCTACACCGCCGACGACGGCACGAGCCACACGGTGTACTTCGAGAACGCCCGCAGCTGGGGCGAGAAGCTGAACCTGGTGCAGCGCCACGGGGTGCGGGGCGTGGCCATCTGGCGCCTGGGCATGGAAGACGCAGCCGCCTGGCGCCAGATCGCCCTGCGGCTGCGGTAG
- a CDS encoding N-acetylmuramoyl-L-alanine amidase, translating to MQRRTPPAPATWTQAAALAALAALVLVLFSPRALAPPPGARAHPVIVLDPGHGGIDGGTHLDGRILEKDLTLQLAQAMAPLLEASGFRVVLTRTADYALAPGDDDASVRRDLEERLRIAREARAAALVSLHVNAARDSRQRGPIVFYQIGDEPGRRLARAIQDRLNAVFPPAARNEALPADFFLLARAGRPAVLVEFAFLTNPADRAILLRPQGRGLLAAAAVQGLVGGLAELGIRAHGVPGRR from the coding sequence GTGCAACGCCGCACCCCGCCCGCGCCGGCCACCTGGACCCAGGCTGCCGCCCTCGCCGCCCTGGCCGCACTGGTCCTCGTCCTGTTCAGCCCGCGGGCCCTGGCGCCCCCGCCCGGAGCCCGCGCGCACCCGGTGATCGTCCTCGATCCAGGCCACGGCGGCATCGACGGGGGCACCCACCTGGACGGGCGCATCCTGGAGAAGGACCTGACCCTGCAGCTGGCCCAGGCCATGGCCCCGCTGCTGGAGGCGTCGGGTTTCCGGGTGGTGCTGACCCGCACCGCCGACTACGCGCTGGCCCCGGGCGACGACGACGCCAGCGTGCGCCGCGACCTGGAAGAGCGCCTGCGCATCGCCCGCGAGGCGCGGGCCGCCGCCCTGGTGAGCTTACACGTCAACGCCGCCCGTGACAGCCGCCAGCGCGGGCCCATCGTGTTCTACCAGATCGGGGACGAACCCGGCCGCCGCCTGGCCCGGGCGATCCAGGACCGCCTGAACGCCGTCTTCCCGCCCGCTGCCCGGAACGAGGCCCTGCCCGCCGACTTCTTCCTCCTGGCCCGCGCCGGGCGGCCCGCCGTCCTGGTGGAGTTCGCCTTTTTGACGAACCCGGCCGACCGGGCCATCCTGCTGCGCCCTCAAGGTCGCGGCCTCCTGGCCGCCGCCGCCGTCCAGGGACTGGTGGGAGGTTTGGCGGAACTGGGCATCCGGGCGCATGGCGTCCCCGGTCGCCGGTGA